In a genomic window of Ralstonia nicotianae:
- the gyrA gene encoding DNA gyrase subunit A yields MDQFAKETLPVSLEEEMRSSYLAYAMSVIVGRALPDVRDGLKPVHRRVLYAMHELNNDWNRPYKKSARIVGDVIGKYHPHGDSAVYDTIVRMAQDFSLRYMLVDGQGNFGSVDGDNAAAMRYTEIRLSKIAHELLADIDKETVDFEPNYDGSETEPSILPARIPNLLINGSSGIAVGMATNIPPHNLREVVDGCLHLLRNPDATVDELIELIPAPDFPTAGIIYGISGVREGYRTGRGRVVMRAKTHFEDIDRGQRQAIIVDELPYQVNKRTLLERIAELVTEKRIEGISDIRDESDKSGMRVVIELKRGEVPEVVLNNLYKNTQLQDTFGMNMVALVDGQPRLLNLRQMLECFLLHRREVVTRRTVFDLRKARERGHILEGLAVALANIDEFIAIIKAAPTPPIAKQELMGRNWDSGLVREMLSRAESDTVGGRAAYRPEGLLPVFGMQEGGLYKLSDTQAQEILQMRLQRLTGLEQDKIVQEYREVMAQIADLLDILARPERITAIIVEELTLIRAEFGDERRSQIEHNATELDTEDLITPQDLVVTLSHSGYMKSQPISEYRAQKRGGRGKQAAATKEDDWIDTLFVANTHDYILCFSNRGRLYWLKVWEVPQGSRNSRGRPIVNMFPLSPGEKINVILPVKQFDEQHFVFMATSKGTVKKTALTEFSNPRKAGIIAVDLDDGDFLIGADITDGQHDVMLFSDAGKAVRFDENDVRPMGRQARGVRGMNLEEGQQVIAMLVAPAETAGEGEQAVAGSVLTATENGYGKRTPISEYTRHGRGTKGMIAIQTSERNGKVVAAALVAPEDEIMLITTGGVLIRTRVDEIREMGRATQGVTLIAVGEGNKLSGLQRVVESDAEGEDAADGGAESDGEAPDADTAET; encoded by the coding sequence ATGGATCAATTCGCCAAAGAGACACTCCCGGTATCGCTCGAAGAAGAAATGCGCAGTTCATACCTCGCTTACGCCATGAGCGTAATCGTGGGCCGCGCGCTTCCGGACGTGCGGGATGGTCTCAAGCCGGTGCATCGCCGCGTGCTGTACGCGATGCACGAGCTGAACAACGACTGGAACCGTCCCTACAAGAAGTCGGCACGTATCGTCGGTGACGTGATCGGTAAGTACCACCCGCACGGCGACTCCGCGGTCTATGACACCATCGTGCGGATGGCACAGGATTTCTCGCTGCGCTACATGCTGGTCGACGGCCAGGGCAACTTCGGCTCGGTCGACGGCGACAACGCGGCGGCGATGCGTTACACGGAAATCCGCCTGTCGAAGATCGCCCACGAGCTGCTGGCCGACATCGACAAGGAAACCGTCGATTTCGAGCCGAACTACGACGGCAGCGAAACCGAGCCGTCCATCCTGCCCGCGCGCATTCCGAACCTGCTGATCAACGGCTCGTCCGGGATCGCGGTCGGCATGGCGACCAACATCCCGCCGCACAACCTAAGGGAGGTGGTGGACGGCTGTCTGCACCTGCTGCGCAACCCGGATGCGACGGTCGACGAACTGATCGAGCTGATCCCGGCGCCGGATTTCCCGACCGCCGGCATCATCTACGGCATCTCGGGCGTGCGCGAGGGCTATCGCACCGGCCGTGGCCGCGTGGTGATGCGTGCCAAGACGCACTTCGAGGATATCGACCGCGGTCAGCGCCAGGCGATCATCGTCGATGAGCTGCCCTATCAAGTTAACAAGCGCACGCTGCTCGAGCGGATCGCCGAACTGGTGACCGAAAAGCGCATCGAGGGCATTTCCGATATCCGCGACGAGTCCGACAAGTCGGGCATGCGCGTGGTGATCGAGCTCAAGCGTGGCGAAGTGCCGGAGGTCGTGCTCAACAACCTCTATAAGAATACGCAGTTGCAGGACACGTTCGGCATGAACATGGTGGCGCTGGTCGACGGCCAGCCCCGCCTGCTGAACCTGCGCCAGATGCTGGAGTGCTTCCTGCTGCACCGCCGCGAGGTGGTGACGCGTCGCACGGTGTTCGATCTGCGCAAGGCGCGCGAGCGGGGGCACATCCTCGAGGGGCTGGCCGTGGCGCTGGCCAATATCGACGAGTTCATCGCCATCATCAAGGCTGCGCCGACACCTCCGATCGCCAAGCAGGAACTGATGGGTCGCAACTGGGATTCGGGCCTGGTGCGCGAGATGCTGTCGCGGGCCGAGAGCGACACCGTCGGCGGCCGTGCCGCCTATCGTCCGGAAGGGCTGCTGCCCGTTTTCGGCATGCAGGAGGGGGGGCTCTACAAGCTGTCCGACACGCAGGCCCAGGAAATCCTGCAGATGCGCCTGCAACGCCTCACGGGGCTGGAGCAGGACAAGATCGTCCAGGAATACCGCGAAGTGATGGCGCAGATCGCCGACCTGCTGGACATCCTGGCGCGCCCGGAGCGCATTACTGCGATCATCGTCGAGGAACTCACGCTGATCCGCGCGGAATTCGGCGACGAGCGTCGCTCGCAGATCGAGCATAATGCGACCGAGTTGGACACCGAAGACCTCATTACGCCGCAGGATCTGGTGGTGACGCTGTCCCACAGCGGCTATATGAAGAGCCAGCCGATCTCCGAATACCGCGCGCAGAAGCGTGGCGGGCGCGGCAAGCAAGCCGCCGCCACCAAGGAAGATGACTGGATCGACACGCTATTTGTCGCCAACACGCACGATTACATCCTCTGCTTCTCCAATCGCGGCCGTCTCTACTGGCTCAAGGTGTGGGAGGTGCCGCAAGGCAGCCGCAATTCGCGCGGGCGCCCGATCGTCAACATGTTCCCGCTGTCGCCCGGCGAGAAGATCAATGTGATCTTGCCGGTCAAGCAGTTCGACGAGCAGCACTTCGTCTTCATGGCCACTTCCAAGGGCACGGTCAAGAAAACGGCGCTCACCGAATTCTCCAACCCGCGCAAGGCCGGCATCATCGCCGTGGACCTCGATGACGGCGATTTCCTGATCGGCGCGGATATCACCGATGGCCAGCATGATGTGATGCTGTTCTCGGACGCCGGCAAGGCGGTCCGCTTTGACGAGAACGATGTCCGTCCGATGGGCCGTCAGGCGCGCGGGGTGCGGGGCATGAACCTGGAGGAAGGCCAGCAGGTGATCGCCATGCTGGTGGCGCCGGCCGAAACGGCGGGCGAAGGCGAGCAGGCGGTGGCGGGCAGTGTGCTGACCGCTACCGAGAACGGCTACGGCAAGCGCACGCCGATCTCCGAGTACACCCGCCATGGCCGCGGCACCAAGGGCATGATCGCCATCCAGACCTCCGAGCGCAACGGCAAGGTGGTCGCGGCCGCGCTGGTGGCGCCCGAGGACGAGATCATGCTGATCACGACCGGCGGTGTGCTGATCCGTACCCGCGTGGATGAGATCCGCGAGATGGGGCGCGCCACCCAGGGCGTCACGCTGATTGCGGTGGGCGAGGGTAACAAATTGTCCGGGCTGCAACGTGTGGTGGAGTCGGATGCCGAGGGCGAAGATGCCGCCGATGGCGGGGCGGAATCCGATGGCGAAGCGCCGGACGCGGATACCGCCGAAACATAA
- the ompA gene encoding outer membrane protein OmpA, translating to MKKFTKLAFAAAAVAMAASAYAQSVPYEKKAVNDNWGNGTSEWVWKNGTNELCWRNGFWTPATANVQCDGALAPAAAPQAQPTPAAKPVVGSEKVTFAADALFDFDKAVLKPEGKSKLDDLVSKLKGITLEVVIAVGHTDSFGSDKYNDRLSVRRAEAVKGYLVSKGIEANRVYTEGKGKRQLKVDPKSCKGARKAQIACQQPNRRVEVEVVGTRSAQ from the coding sequence ATGAAAAAATTTACCAAGCTCGCGTTCGCTGCAGCTGCGGTAGCCATGGCTGCGTCCGCTTACGCTCAGTCGGTGCCCTACGAGAAGAAGGCCGTCAACGACAACTGGGGTAACGGTACGAGCGAGTGGGTCTGGAAGAACGGCACGAACGAACTCTGCTGGCGCAATGGTTTCTGGACGCCGGCAACTGCCAATGTGCAGTGCGACGGCGCCCTGGCTCCGGCTGCCGCTCCGCAAGCACAACCGACCCCGGCCGCCAAGCCGGTCGTTGGCTCGGAGAAGGTCACGTTCGCGGCTGACGCCCTGTTCGACTTCGACAAGGCTGTGCTGAAGCCCGAAGGCAAGTCCAAGCTGGACGACCTGGTCTCGAAGCTGAAGGGCATCACCCTGGAAGTCGTGATCGCCGTGGGTCACACCGACTCGTTCGGTTCGGACAAGTACAACGACCGCCTGTCGGTCCGCCGCGCCGAAGCCGTGAAGGGCTACCTGGTGAGCAAGGGCATCGAAGCCAACCGCGTCTACACGGAAGGCAAGGGCAAGCGCCAGCTGAAGGTGGATCCGAAGTCCTGCAAGGGCGCACGCAAGGCACAAATCGCCTGCCAACAGCCGAACCGCCGCGTGGAAGTCGAAGTGGTCGGTACGCGCAGCGCGCAGTAA
- a CDS encoding outer membrane lipoprotein: protein MKQKRVLAGLGLAGLAVLAGCAAPGYGGGYGAGYGGGGGYAPAPAYGGQPQQSGALYGRVESIEPMQAPANSPGILGTIIGGVAGGVLGHQIGGGTGNTVATIGGAALGALAGNQVERAAGAGGQTVYRVTVRLDDGRVATVTQRNPNNLRVGDRAMVANDQATPSY, encoded by the coding sequence ATGAAGCAGAAACGTGTTCTGGCGGGGCTTGGCCTCGCCGGCCTTGCAGTGTTGGCAGGTTGTGCCGCGCCTGGCTATGGCGGCGGTTATGGCGCTGGCTACGGTGGTGGTGGCGGTTATGCGCCCGCGCCGGCGTACGGTGGTCAGCCCCAGCAGTCCGGTGCTCTCTATGGCCGGGTCGAGTCGATCGAGCCGATGCAGGCTCCGGCCAACAGCCCCGGTATTCTCGGCACCATCATCGGCGGCGTGGCGGGTGGCGTGCTGGGGCACCAGATCGGTGGCGGTACCGGCAATACGGTGGCCACCATCGGCGGCGCGGCCCTGGGTGCCCTGGCGGGCAATCAGGTGGAGCGGGCTGCCGGCGCCGGCGGGCAAACCGTCTATCGCGTGACCGTCAGGCTGGACGACGGCCGGGTCGCCACGGTCACGCAGCGCAATCCGAATAATCTGCGCGTAGGCGACCGTGCGATGGTCGCCAACGATCAGGCAACGCCGTCCTATTGA
- the ubiG gene encoding bifunctional 2-polyprenyl-6-hydroxyphenol methylase/3-demethylubiquinol 3-O-methyltransferase UbiG produces the protein MTTTYANADPGELEKFSELAHRWWDPNSEFKPLHEINPLRLDWIQSTAPLAGKRVVDVGCGGGILSESMARAGANVKGIDLSRKALRVADLHSLEAGVAVDYEEIAAEALAAREPGSFDVVTCMEMLEHVPDPASVVRACATLVKPGGHVFFSTIHRNAKAYLLAVIGAEYVLNMLPRGTHDYAKFIRPSELAGFARTAGLEPAQLRGLEYNPLTGRYALTHDTSVNYLIATRRPDAP, from the coding sequence ATGACGACGACTTACGCGAACGCCGATCCTGGCGAACTCGAAAAATTCAGCGAACTCGCCCACCGCTGGTGGGATCCGAACAGCGAGTTCAAGCCACTGCACGAAATCAATCCGCTGCGCCTCGACTGGATCCAATCCACGGCGCCGCTGGCGGGCAAGCGTGTGGTCGATGTCGGCTGCGGCGGCGGCATCCTCTCCGAAAGCATGGCGCGCGCCGGGGCCAACGTCAAAGGCATCGACCTGTCGCGCAAGGCCTTGCGCGTGGCCGACCTCCACAGCCTGGAAGCCGGAGTGGCGGTCGACTACGAGGAGATCGCCGCGGAAGCCCTCGCAGCACGCGAACCGGGCAGCTTTGATGTCGTGACTTGCATGGAAATGCTTGAACATGTGCCCGATCCCGCCTCGGTTGTCCGAGCTTGCGCGACCTTGGTCAAGCCCGGCGGCCATGTCTTCTTCTCGACCATCCATCGCAATGCCAAGGCCTATCTGCTGGCGGTGATCGGTGCCGAGTATGTGCTCAACATGCTGCCGCGCGGTACGCACGACTACGCCAAGTTCATCCGCCCGTCGGAGCTGGCGGGATTTGCCCGCACGGCCGGACTGGAGCCGGCGCAGTTGCGCGGCCTCGAATACAACCCGCTCACGGGCCGCTACGCGCTGACGCACGACACCAGCGTCAACTACCTGATAGCGACCCGCCGGCCGGACGCGCCATGA
- a CDS encoding HAD-IA family hydrolase, translating to MTTTRFPDPLGAVLFDLDGTLADTAPDLAAAANKVRVDRGLEPLAYEALRPMASHGARGLIGVAFGIGPEDAEFESLKHAFLANYEADICVHTRLFPGMDDVLAELGRAGVPWGIVTNKHARFTVPLVAQLAFPVPPACVVSGDTTPHSKPHPAPLLHAAGAIGVPSQQVVYVGDDVRDIEAGRAAGMPTIAASYGYCGNGPPPAEWQADALIVHATELIPLLFASQRA from the coding sequence ATGACCACGACGAGGTTTCCCGATCCGCTGGGCGCGGTGCTGTTCGACCTAGACGGCACGCTGGCCGATACGGCGCCGGACCTGGCCGCAGCGGCCAACAAGGTCCGCGTGGATCGCGGCCTGGAACCGCTGGCCTACGAAGCGCTGCGGCCCATGGCGTCGCATGGCGCCCGCGGCCTGATCGGCGTGGCATTCGGCATCGGGCCGGAAGATGCGGAATTCGAATCGCTCAAGCACGCCTTCCTGGCCAACTACGAGGCCGACATCTGCGTCCACACGCGGCTGTTTCCCGGCATGGACGACGTCCTGGCCGAGCTGGGCCGCGCGGGCGTGCCATGGGGCATCGTGACCAACAAGCATGCGCGGTTCACCGTGCCGCTGGTGGCACAGCTGGCGTTCCCGGTGCCGCCCGCCTGCGTGGTCAGCGGCGACACGACTCCGCACAGCAAGCCTCACCCCGCCCCGCTGCTGCATGCGGCCGGCGCGATCGGCGTGCCGTCGCAGCAGGTCGTCTATGTTGGCGACGACGTGCGTGATATCGAAGCGGGCCGTGCCGCCGGCATGCCTACCATTGCCGCCAGTTACGGCTATTGTGGTAATGGGCCGCCCCCCGCGGAGTGGCAAGCCGATGCGCTGATCGTGCACGCGACCGAATTGATTCCGCTGCTGTTCGCATCGCAGCGCGCCTGA
- a CDS encoding DUF748 domain-containing protein, whose protein sequence is MTTSPDSHSDLQPNATGWRARLGRWRSSPGWQRAARLGEQVRASRRTRRIGLGVLIFLAVFGLLGAVGGPPLLHHLAETQLSKYLERPVTVGKIRLNPYTLRLEIDQLHIAERDGKTPFIDIGHLHVNAAWSSVFRRAPVIEELKVDAPRVRIVRTAEQRFNFSDIVDKLTQPEVPPKPKSNEPARFVFANLQLNNGAIQFVDQPLGAQHTVDGLQIGVPFLASLPADVDIFVQPLLAARIDGAPLHFAGKTKPFAQSLESSLNIKLDGLELPRYLGYVPGPLPVAVPQGKLTTNLTIDFQKPRTGNPVLRVHGTAGLDGLEVTDAKKAPLVAAKQLRATLSDVRPLDNVYHLDVLSLDGVRVDAVRAPDGSINFAQLGGKPAPEAKPAAPVPAAQPKPLDVAVGKLQLANSSVHWRDATTQPAADLVLDDLHGDAAVRTLGGPTTLDVGAKLASGGTLNVKGSTSLEKRTGELELKLEALKLAGIGPYLRQAGAPQLQNGALSADGKIALEFGADKFNVHAEPLVATLADLALAPATRNDTALRAKQLRADIKSFDLAARTLALNEVRADGLQLDVLRKQDGSTVLTLLDTAQQAAAKAKAAPTTSGAPAEKPWAVTVQALRLDNGAIGFEDQTNSRPVKVRVEPLNVLVQNASTDLGKPVDVQIGAGLGSKGKLDVRGNVVPQPLKAELRVNAQNLSLAGFDPYLDKSLNAAITSALLTMDGHLALNQGKALTVNYQGNATLGNVRLQDRVSSDDFLRWRSLALNRIQVSYDGATPRVRVGALALSTFYARIIINPNGRLNLQDIRVQPTEEHRSLTQATPGPASSPAATSGNAIAAASVPAANPASAVTAGMPASAMAAAPKAGGADLRIDAITLQDGNIRFTDNFIKPNYTANLTTIGGSVGTISTSAGQQPADVTLRGSVDGTAPVDIHGKVNPLAPTAFVDLSAKANDIELTNLTPYSAKYAGYPITKGKLTMDLHYLLDQGKLSADNHIFIDQLTFGERVESKDATNLPVRLAVALLKNSRGEIDVRVPVSGSLDDPQFSLGGVIVRAFVNLIVRAVTAPFSLLANAFGGSGGEELGYIEFDPGTAVLSQASMAKIDKLATALKDRPALKLDIIGRVDPAVDRDGLRRETVNRQIREQKLKDAGDATEADSTVKPEEMDKYLERAYKAAKFPKPRNVIGLAKSLPPDEMRKLMETNVQVTDSDLRELAQRRANAVHVALAERVEPARLFVVAPKLDPEGIKDKGKTSRVDFSLK, encoded by the coding sequence ATGACGACCTCCCCCGATTCGCACTCCGACCTGCAACCCAACGCCACCGGCTGGCGGGCACGGCTCGGCCGCTGGCGGAGCAGCCCGGGCTGGCAGCGCGCGGCCCGACTCGGCGAGCAGGTACGGGCATCGCGGCGCACCAGGCGCATCGGACTGGGCGTGCTGATCTTCCTGGCCGTGTTCGGCCTGCTCGGTGCGGTGGGCGGCCCGCCGCTGCTCCATCACCTGGCTGAGACGCAGTTGAGCAAGTATCTGGAACGGCCCGTGACGGTCGGCAAGATCCGCCTCAACCCGTACACGCTGCGGCTCGAGATCGACCAGCTGCACATCGCCGAGCGCGACGGCAAGACACCGTTCATCGACATCGGCCATCTGCATGTCAACGCGGCATGGAGTTCGGTCTTCCGCCGCGCCCCCGTCATCGAAGAACTGAAGGTGGATGCCCCGCGCGTGCGCATCGTGCGGACAGCCGAGCAACGCTTCAACTTCTCCGACATCGTCGACAAGCTGACCCAGCCGGAGGTGCCGCCCAAACCCAAGTCGAACGAGCCGGCGCGCTTCGTCTTCGCCAACCTGCAGCTGAACAACGGCGCCATCCAGTTCGTCGATCAGCCGCTCGGGGCGCAGCACACCGTGGACGGGCTGCAGATTGGCGTGCCCTTCCTGGCGAGCCTGCCAGCCGACGTCGACATCTTTGTGCAGCCGCTGCTGGCCGCGCGGATCGACGGCGCGCCACTGCATTTCGCCGGCAAGACGAAACCGTTTGCGCAGTCGCTCGAATCCAGCCTGAACATCAAGCTCGACGGCCTGGAACTGCCCCGCTACCTCGGCTACGTGCCGGGCCCCCTGCCGGTGGCCGTACCGCAGGGCAAGCTGACCACCAACCTGACGATCGACTTCCAGAAACCCCGCACCGGCAACCCCGTGCTGCGTGTGCACGGCACGGCCGGCCTCGATGGCCTGGAAGTGACCGATGCCAAGAAGGCGCCCCTGGTGGCGGCCAAGCAACTGCGTGCGACCCTGTCCGATGTCCGCCCGCTCGACAACGTGTATCACCTGGATGTGCTGTCGCTGGACGGCGTGCGCGTGGATGCCGTGCGCGCGCCGGACGGCTCGATCAATTTTGCGCAACTGGGCGGCAAGCCCGCCCCGGAAGCCAAGCCGGCAGCCCCCGTTCCCGCCGCCCAGCCCAAGCCGCTCGACGTGGCGGTCGGCAAGCTGCAGCTGGCAAACAGCAGCGTCCACTGGCGCGATGCCACCACGCAGCCCGCAGCCGATCTCGTGCTGGACGACCTCCACGGCGACGCGGCCGTGCGCACCCTTGGCGGCCCGACCACGCTCGACGTGGGCGCGAAGCTGGCCAGCGGCGGCACGCTCAACGTCAAGGGCAGCACTTCGCTGGAAAAACGCACCGGCGAGCTGGAGCTGAAGCTGGAGGCCCTCAAGCTCGCGGGCATCGGGCCTTACCTGCGCCAGGCCGGCGCGCCCCAGTTGCAGAACGGCGCACTGTCGGCAGACGGCAAGATCGCGCTGGAGTTCGGTGCCGACAAGTTCAACGTGCACGCGGAACCGCTGGTCGCCACGCTGGCCGATCTGGCGCTGGCGCCGGCCACCCGCAACGACACCGCGCTGCGCGCCAAGCAATTGCGTGCCGACATCAAAAGCTTCGATCTGGCAGCGCGCACGCTGGCATTGAACGAGGTGCGCGCCGACGGTTTGCAGCTCGACGTGCTGCGCAAGCAGGACGGCAGCACCGTGCTGACCCTGCTCGATACCGCTCAGCAAGCCGCCGCCAAGGCGAAGGCCGCGCCCACCACGTCGGGCGCGCCGGCCGAGAAGCCATGGGCCGTGACCGTCCAGGCGCTGCGCCTGGACAACGGCGCGATCGGCTTTGAAGACCAGACCAACTCGCGACCGGTGAAGGTGCGCGTCGAACCGCTGAACGTGCTGGTGCAGAACGCCTCGACCGATCTCGGCAAGCCGGTCGATGTGCAGATCGGCGCGGGACTGGGCAGCAAGGGCAAGCTCGACGTGCGCGGCAACGTGGTGCCGCAACCGCTCAAGGCGGAGCTGCGAGTGAATGCGCAGAACCTGTCGCTGGCGGGCTTCGACCCGTATCTGGACAAATCGCTCAACGCGGCGATCACCAGCGCATTGCTGACGATGGACGGCCACCTCGCGCTCAACCAGGGCAAGGCGCTGACCGTGAACTACCAGGGCAATGCCACGCTCGGCAACGTACGCCTGCAGGACCGCGTGAGCTCCGACGACTTCCTGCGCTGGCGCTCGCTCGCGCTCAACCGCATCCAGGTCAGCTACGACGGTGCCACGCCGCGCGTGCGCGTGGGGGCGCTGGCGCTATCAACCTTCTATGCGCGGATCATCATCAACCCGAACGGCCGCTTGAACCTGCAGGACATCCGCGTGCAGCCGACCGAGGAACACCGCTCGCTCACGCAGGCGACACCCGGCCCGGCCTCATCCCCTGCGGCAACATCCGGCAACGCTATCGCAGCCGCATCGGTGCCGGCGGCAAACCCGGCTTCGGCCGTGACCGCGGGCATGCCCGCTTCGGCCATGGCGGCCGCACCCAAGGCCGGCGGCGCAGACCTGAGAATCGACGCGATCACGCTGCAGGACGGCAACATCCGCTTCACCGACAACTTCATCAAGCCGAACTACACCGCCAACCTGACCACCATCGGCGGCTCGGTCGGCACCATCAGCACGTCGGCCGGCCAGCAGCCCGCCGACGTGACCCTGCGCGGCAGCGTGGACGGCACCGCGCCGGTCGACATCCACGGCAAGGTCAACCCGCTCGCGCCCACCGCGTTCGTCGACCTCTCCGCCAAGGCCAACGACATCGAGCTGACCAACCTGACACCCTACTCCGCAAAATACGCCGGCTACCCGATCACCAAAGGCAAGCTGACGATGGACCTGCACTACCTGCTCGACCAGGGCAAGCTGAGCGCGGACAACCACATCTTCATCGACCAGCTGACCTTCGGCGAGCGCGTGGAGAGCAAGGATGCGACCAACCTGCCGGTGCGGCTGGCGGTGGCGCTGCTGAAGAATTCGCGCGGCGAAATCGACGTGCGCGTGCCGGTGTCGGGCTCGCTGGACGACCCGCAGTTCAGCCTGGGGGGCGTGATCGTGCGCGCCTTCGTCAACCTGATCGTGCGGGCCGTGACCGCGCCCTTCTCGTTGCTGGCAAACGCCTTCGGCGGCAGCGGCGGCGAAGAGCTCGGCTACATCGAATTCGACCCGGGCACGGCCGTCCTCTCGCAGGCATCGATGGCCAAGATCGACAAGCTGGCAACGGCGCTGAAGGACCGCCCGGCGCTGAAGCTGGACATCATCGGCCGCGTCGATCCGGCCGTCGACCGCGACGGCCTGCGCCGCGAAACCGTCAACCGCCAGATCCGCGAACAGAAACTCAAGGACGCCGGCGATGCCACCGAAGCCGACAGCACGGTCAAGCCCGAAGAGATGGACAAGTATCTTGAGCGCGCCTACAAGGCCGCCAAATTCCCCAAGCCGCGCAATGTGATCGGCCTGGCGAAATCGCTGCCGCCGGACGAGATGCGCAAGCTGATGGAGACCAACGTGCAGGTGACCGACTCGGACCTGCGCGAGCTGGCCCAGCGCCGCGCCAACGCGGTGCACGTGGCACTGGCCGAACGCGTGGAACCCGCGCGCCTCTTCGTGGTAGCGCCCAAGCTCGACCCGGAGGGCATCAAGGACAAGGGCAAGACCTCGCGGGTTGATTTCTCGCTCAAGTAG
- a CDS encoding LacI family transcriptional regulator, with product MRRTTLEFPGEPMMLHTGNGGIEVSIPIRVRRYSGRRQVVVPQGIGSTLGETRVPTALQVALARGHRWLRQIESGQVRNIAEVATREKIDRSYVSRMVNLTALAPDIQAAILNETLPEEVALFDLAVDTPQCWEAQRRRIEEVVVKAREGKTRAVALT from the coding sequence ATGAGGCGCACGACGCTGGAATTTCCTGGGGAGCCGATGATGCTGCATACGGGCAACGGCGGTATCGAGGTGTCCATCCCGATTCGCGTGCGCCGCTACAGCGGCCGGCGGCAGGTGGTGGTGCCGCAGGGCATCGGTTCCACGCTCGGGGAAACGCGGGTGCCGACGGCCCTGCAGGTTGCGCTGGCCCGAGGTCATCGTTGGCTGAGGCAGATCGAAAGCGGGCAGGTGCGCAACATTGCCGAGGTTGCAACCCGGGAAAAAATCGACCGAAGCTACGTGAGCCGCATGGTCAATCTGACGGCATTGGCGCCAGACATCCAGGCCGCGATTCTGAATGAAACCTTGCCCGAGGAGGTCGCGTTGTTCGACCTGGCGGTCGACACGCCCCAGTGTTGGGAAGCGCAACGCAGGCGGATCGAGGAGGTGGTGGTGAAGGCCCGTGAGGGGAAAACGCGTGCGGTTGCGCTGACTTGA
- a CDS encoding recombinase family protein → MSLEASRKRRRCAVYARKSSDEGLDQDFNSIDAQRDAGHAYIASQRAEGWIPVADDYDDPAYSGGNMERPGLKRLLADIERGLVDIVVVYKIDRLTRSLADFSKMVEVFERYHVSFVSVTQQFNTTTSMGRLMLNVLLSFAQFEREVTGERIRDKIAASKRKGMWMGGVPPLGYDVLHRKLIVNEAEATVVRRLFAEFPRAASTTLFVQRLRHEGVMTKSWVAQSGKDRMGKLMDKGALYKILSNPVYLGQIRHKEISYAGEHEPIVTQEQWDAVQSALTSKPTGVSRGQIRTERPALLKGLICTADGRAMTPHTTKRRGGRLYRYYLSTRDAQEGYGASDVKMLPAGEVEEAVVAQLRGIMRAPEMVARVWREVARSNDTHDMTEMQVAVALSRIDIVWENLFPLEQHRIVQLLVERVVVSPQELRVQLHRNGIEHFALDVVRAAGGKSVPVAAGEALA, encoded by the coding sequence ATGAGCCTCGAAGCAAGCAGGAAGCGCCGGCGCTGCGCGGTCTACGCCCGTAAGTCCTCGGACGAGGGGCTCGATCAGGACTTCAACTCGATCGATGCGCAGCGTGACGCGGGTCATGCCTACATCGCCAGCCAGCGCGCCGAAGGCTGGATTCCGGTGGCGGACGACTACGACGATCCCGCGTACTCCGGCGGCAACATGGAGCGGCCGGGTCTGAAGCGCCTGCTGGCGGACATCGAGCGCGGCTTGGTCGATATCGTTGTGGTGTACAAGATCGACCGGCTGACCCGCAGCCTGGCGGACTTCTCGAAGATGGTCGAGGTGTTCGAACGCTACCACGTGTCTTTCGTGTCGGTCACCCAGCAGTTCAACACGACCACGTCGATGGGCCGGCTGATGCTGAACGTGCTGCTGTCCTTCGCGCAGTTCGAGCGCGAGGTGACGGGCGAACGTATCCGCGACAAGATCGCGGCGAGCAAGCGCAAGGGCATGTGGATGGGCGGCGTGCCTCCGCTGGGCTATGACGTGCTCCACCGTAAGCTGATTGTCAACGAGGCGGAGGCCACGGTGGTGCGCCGCCTGTTCGCCGAGTTTCCGCGCGCTGCGTCCACGACATTGTTCGTGCAGCGGCTGCGTCACGAAGGTGTGATGACCAAGTCGTGGGTCGCGCAGTCCGGCAAAGACCGGATGGGCAAGCTGATGGACAAGGGCGCGCTGTACAAGATTCTGAGCAATCCGGTCTACCTGGGCCAGATCCGACACAAGGAGATCAGCTACGCCGGCGAGCACGAGCCTATCGTGACGCAGGAGCAATGGGATGCCGTGCAGTCGGCGCTGACCAGCAAGCCCACCGGCGTGAGCCGCGGCCAGATCCGTACTGAACGTCCGGCGCTGCTCAAGGGACTGATTTGCACGGCAGACGGCCGGGCCATGACGCCGCATACAACCAAACGGCGTGGTGGGCGGTTGTATCGGTACTACTTGTCGACACGGGATGCCCAGGAGGGATACGGCGCGTCCGACGTCAAGATGCTGCCGGCGGGCGAGGTCGAGGAGGCCGTAGTGGCGCAGCTACGCGGCATCATGCGCGCGCCGGAAATGGTCGCCCGGGTTTGGCGGGAAGTGGCCAGAAGCAACGATACCCACGACATGACCGAAATGCAGGTGGCCGTGGCGCTGTCCCGAATCGACATCGTGTGGGAGAACCTGTTCCCGCTGGAGCAGCACCGAATCGTGCAACTGCTGGTCGAGCGTGTCGTCGTGTCGCCCCAGGAACTGCGGGTGCAGTTGCACCGCAACGGCATCGAGCATTTTGCGCTGGACGTGGTGCGTGCCGCCGGTGGGAAATCCGTGCCGGTCGCTGCAGGGGAGGCCCTGGCATGA